In Nostoc sp. CENA543, a single genomic region encodes these proteins:
- the glyQ gene encoding glycine--tRNA ligase subunit alpha, whose protein sequence is MNFQSVISTLHHFWSERGCLIAQPYDIEKGAGTKNPHTFLRALGPEPWSVAYVEPCRRPTDGRYGENPNRFQHYYQYQVLIKPSPDNIQEIYLDSLRALGIRPEDHDIRFVEDNWEDATVGAWGTGWEVWLDGMEITQFTYFQQCGGIDCRPVSIEITYGLERLAMYLQEVEAITKIHWTDNITYGDIFLQNEIEQSTYNFEASNPELLLTLFSLYEQEATQLTEKGLVLPSLDYVMKCSHTFNLLDARGVISVTERTRYIARIRHLARKVANLYVEQREKLGFPLLKTASVTQ, encoded by the coding sequence GTGAATTTTCAGTCTGTTATCTCTACTCTCCATCATTTCTGGTCTGAGCGTGGCTGCTTGATTGCTCAGCCTTACGATATTGAGAAGGGCGCAGGGACGAAAAATCCCCATACGTTTTTAAGGGCTTTAGGCCCTGAGCCTTGGTCTGTTGCTTATGTTGAGCCATGTCGTCGCCCTACAGATGGACGCTATGGTGAAAATCCGAATCGTTTCCAGCATTATTATCAGTACCAAGTTTTAATTAAGCCGTCGCCAGATAATATCCAAGAGATTTATCTTGATTCGTTGCGAGCATTGGGAATTCGGCCGGAAGATCATGATATTCGCTTTGTGGAAGATAACTGGGAAGATGCGACAGTAGGTGCTTGGGGTACGGGCTGGGAAGTCTGGTTAGATGGGATGGAAATTACTCAATTTACTTACTTCCAGCAATGTGGGGGTATTGATTGCCGTCCAGTGTCGATTGAGATTACATATGGTTTAGAGCGGTTGGCGATGTATCTCCAGGAAGTGGAGGCAATTACTAAAATCCATTGGACAGATAATATTACTTATGGTGATATTTTTCTGCAAAATGAGATTGAGCAGAGTACCTATAATTTTGAAGCGTCTAACCCTGAATTACTGCTGACTCTGTTTAGCTTGTATGAACAGGAGGCTACTCAGTTAACAGAGAAAGGATTAGTGTTGCCTAGCTTGGATTATGTAATGAAGTGTTCGCATACATTCAATTTGCTGGATGCAAGAGGCGTGATATCGGTGACTGAGAGAACGCGGTATATCGCTAGGATTCGCCATTTGGCAAGGAAGGTAGCTAATCTATATGTTGAGCAACGAGAGAAATTGGGTTTCCCGTTGTTGAAAACAGCCTCTGTTACTCAGTAG
- a CDS encoding ComEC/Rec2 family competence protein encodes MIQISGAIICLAYIFGLLLANFPGSGVGILLLGIIGAVLSRKVSIKSSALSQTSGNSQSKVQVTPNIWRIAQPQVWLIAGIMGLFASFYLQWRVPTPTATDISQFVPPANSNNQEQLVIVRGEISSNPRVTRSQRGQFWLNVSQLDEVKNPVTKEKNQEDTQKGATGKLYVTVPILHITGLHPGQQIEVTGVLYKPKSASNPGAFDFQKFLKQEGTFAGLMGRQINILDEEKKLGWWQIRDRIVRSQVRWLEVPEGPLVSAMVLGSKAVDLPYDVRDLFVQAGLAHALAASGFQTSLILSVILQLTKRAKKATQITLGALGLIIFLSLTGFQAAVLRAVIMGFAALVGLALNRKVKQLGSLLLAATLLLIFNPLWIWDLGFQLSFLATLGLVVTVPAILNRLDWLPSAIASLIAVPLAATIWTLPVQLSVFGVIPAYSLLLNIITTPLISVISLGGIISAIAGLMFPEIGSALASLLHYPTLWLIKLVEAFSQLPGNSLVLGSISIWQLLIIYILILLVWLVRWWQRRWWFAGFIAVGLVIFPAWHSASTLMRITVLEAKAEPVLVIQDKGIVTVINSGDEGTGRFTILPFLQQQGVNRIDWAIATDFQNNENDAWLEVLQQMPIKNFSTYAINKNNDITSQIVQQELQKHQGIYQVLPVGQTINTGSTIAQLINEQPILQLQILGQSWLLVGDVKPQEVQRIMKAGNWPSPQVLWCQAESLKDLVTALKPQVAIASSGNVNSSTLAELSKTSTKIFLTAQDGAIQWTPQKEFESFIQVAESKSSAI; translated from the coding sequence ATGATTCAGATTAGTGGTGCAATTATTTGTCTAGCTTACATCTTTGGATTATTACTGGCAAATTTTCCTGGTAGTGGTGTAGGGATTTTGTTGTTAGGAATTATCGGTGCTGTGTTATCTAGAAAAGTTTCTATCAAATCATCAGCACTTTCGCAGACATCAGGAAATTCTCAAAGTAAAGTTCAAGTAACACCTAATATTTGGCGGATTGCTCAACCACAAGTATGGTTAATAGCTGGGATAATGGGATTATTCGCCAGTTTTTATTTGCAGTGGCGAGTACCAACACCAACAGCAACGGATATCAGTCAATTTGTTCCACCCGCGAATAGCAATAATCAAGAACAACTGGTGATTGTGCGTGGTGAAATTAGTAGTAATCCTCGTGTCACTCGTAGTCAAAGGGGACAATTTTGGTTGAATGTATCTCAACTAGATGAGGTGAAAAATCCAGTTACAAAGGAAAAAAATCAGGAAGATACGCAAAAAGGAGCAACAGGTAAATTATATGTGACAGTACCAATCCTCCATATTACAGGGTTACATCCAGGTCAACAAATAGAAGTGACTGGAGTTTTGTATAAACCGAAATCAGCATCTAATCCTGGTGCTTTTGATTTTCAGAAATTTCTCAAACAAGAAGGTACATTTGCTGGTTTGATGGGACGGCAAATTAATATTTTAGATGAAGAGAAAAAATTAGGATGGTGGCAAATTCGAGATAGGATTGTGCGATCGCAAGTGCGATGGTTAGAGGTTCCTGAAGGGCCGCTTGTAAGTGCAATGGTATTAGGTAGCAAAGCGGTAGATTTGCCTTATGATGTCCGTGATTTATTTGTTCAAGCAGGGTTGGCTCATGCTTTAGCGGCTTCCGGTTTTCAAACTTCCTTAATTTTAAGTGTAATCTTGCAACTGACAAAGCGCGCCAAAAAAGCTACACAAATCACCCTTGGTGCATTAGGGTTAATTATTTTCTTAAGTTTAACTGGTTTTCAGGCGGCGGTACTGCGCGCTGTAATTATGGGTTTTGCCGCTTTGGTAGGATTGGCATTAAATAGGAAGGTGAAGCAATTAGGTTCATTACTATTAGCAGCTACTTTGCTATTAATATTTAATCCTTTGTGGATATGGGATTTAGGGTTTCAGTTGAGTTTTTTGGCAACATTAGGATTAGTGGTGACAGTACCAGCTATTCTTAACCGTTTGGATTGGCTACCATCAGCGATCGCATCTTTAATTGCTGTACCTTTAGCTGCCACCATTTGGACTTTACCAGTGCAACTATCCGTTTTTGGTGTCATACCTGCTTATAGTTTACTACTCAATATTATTACCACACCATTAATTTCAGTTATTAGTCTTGGTGGAATTATTAGCGCGATCGCCGGGTTAATGTTCCCTGAAATTGGCAGTGCATTGGCGAGTTTGTTGCATTATCCCACACTTTGGTTAATTAAATTAGTGGAAGCTTTCAGCCAGTTACCAGGTAATTCCTTAGTTTTGGGGAGTATATCAATTTGGCAGTTATTGATTATTTATATATTAATATTGTTAGTTTGGTTAGTGCGCTGGTGGCAAAGACGCTGGTGGTTTGCTGGCTTTATTGCTGTGGGTTTAGTCATATTTCCGGCTTGGCATTCAGCCAGTACATTAATGAGAATCACTGTGTTAGAAGCCAAAGCAGAGCCAGTTTTAGTGATTCAAGATAAAGGTATTGTTACCGTTATTAATAGCGGTGATGAAGGTACAGGAAGATTTACGATTTTACCATTTTTACAACAACAGGGTGTGAATCGGATTGATTGGGCGATCGCTACGGATTTTCAAAATAATGAAAATGACGCTTGGCTAGAAGTTTTACAACAAATGCCAATTAAAAATTTTTCTACTTATGCCATTAACAAAAATAATGATATCACTAGTCAAATAGTGCAGCAAGAATTACAAAAGCATCAGGGAATTTATCAAGTATTACCTGTAGGACAAACCATAAATACAGGTTCGACAATTGCTCAACTAATTAATGAACAACCTATTTTACAATTGCAGATTTTAGGACAAAGTTGGTTATTGGTAGGAGATGTCAAACCACAAGAAGTGCAGAGAATTATGAAGGCAGGTAACTGGCCTAGTCCGCAAGTGCTGTGGTGTCAAGCAGAATCCCTTAAAGATTTAGTGACAGCCTTAAAACCACAAGTAGCGATCGCATCTTCTGGTAATGTGAACTCTAGCACTCTAGCTGAACTGAGTAAAACTTCAACTAAAATATTTTTAACAGCGCAAGACGGTGCTATTCAGTGGACACCACAGAAAGAGTTTGAGTCGTTTATTCAGGTAGCAGAGAGTAAGTCTTCTGCTATTTAG
- a CDS encoding DUF4079 domain-containing protein: MVNWSEVLEPIAAWFRSLGVPEPIVHWGHPVMMAIVIFVVGSFVGVAGWRGKLLEDKDKDAALKSRIAHRQLAPWLFLFLAGGYTGGVLSLVMQHKPLFESPHFWTGSLVLLLLLLNGVISLSGFAGDKKALRAAHAYLGSVALGVLLLHAVLGFNLGISL, encoded by the coding sequence ATGGTTAACTGGAGTGAGGTTCTAGAACCGATCGCAGCTTGGTTTCGTTCTCTAGGTGTACCCGAACCGATTGTACATTGGGGACATCCAGTGATGATGGCGATCGTGATTTTTGTAGTTGGTAGCTTTGTCGGTGTAGCTGGTTGGCGAGGCAAACTGCTTGAGGATAAAGATAAAGATGCTGCGCTAAAAAGTCGAATCGCTCACCGTCAATTAGCACCCTGGCTGTTTTTATTCTTGGCTGGTGGTTATACTGGCGGGGTTTTGTCATTAGTGATGCAGCATAAACCATTGTTTGAAAGTCCTCATTTTTGGACAGGCTCTTTAGTATTATTACTTTTGCTGCTCAATGGCGTAATATCGTTAAGTGGATTTGCTGGGGATAAAAAAGCCTTACGTGCTGCTCATGCTTATTTAGGGAGTGTGGCACTAGGTGTTTTGTTACTTCATGCAGTTCTAGGATTTAATTTGGGTATTTCTTTGTAA